A genomic segment from Actinomadura hallensis encodes:
- a CDS encoding PEP-utilizing enzyme, producing MTGSATAPEFVTVGEGTSVLRSDAVVEGPIKWLDSPADVIAFMESGEAQESIVLSRGGTTTFMAPALSMGVKGLITLQGAPTSHLGILSREFGIPCIMSVTFTEGVKTDRGEIIPADGTIVRLDTSGERGRVLAAAPEAGN from the coding sequence ATGACCGGTTCCGCGACCGCCCCCGAGTTCGTCACCGTCGGCGAGGGCACCTCGGTGCTGCGCTCCGACGCGGTGGTGGAGGGCCCGATCAAGTGGCTCGACTCCCCCGCCGACGTCATCGCGTTCATGGAGTCGGGTGAGGCGCAGGAGAGCATCGTCCTGTCCCGCGGCGGCACCACCACCTTCATGGCGCCCGCCCTGTCGATGGGGGTGAAGGGGCTGATCACCCTGCAGGGTGCGCCGACCTCGCACCTGGGCATCCTGTCCCGCGAGTTCGGCATCCCCTGCATCATGAGCGTCACCTTCACCGAGGGCGTCAAGACCGACCGCGGCGAGATCATCCCCGCGGACGGCACGATCGTGCGCCTCGACACCAGCGGTGAGCGCGGCCGCGTGCTCGCCGCCGCCCCGGAGGCCGGGAATTGA
- a CDS encoding TIGR03857 family LLM class F420-dependent oxidoreductase, with protein sequence MSPTPKSTSVPIDSPLDRLGFYTLAGHVESPRTMLDELRDAERLGLHTAFLSERFNVKEAATLTGAAGAVTERLRIATAATNHNTRHPAVTAAWATTLHRLTGGRFGLGLGRGLRPQLDAFGLPPVTTAQMEDFIGLMRRLWRGETITGHDGPAGKYPQLKLDPGFDEDIPIGLTAFGPATLALAGRAADFVVLHTYFADETVKRCVAHVREAAEQAGRDPASVQVWSCFATVPDHLPEDVQLRRTAARLATYLQVYGDLLVRTNEWDPAELDRFRADPVVAGLKGWADTVATPSEIEHIAEILPSSWLEAAATGSAENCARSIRAQFDLGVDGVIMHCSSPAEVEPVIHAYRKLIRTETDA encoded by the coding sequence GTGTCCCCTACTCCGAAGAGCACTTCAGTCCCCATCGATTCGCCGCTCGACCGGCTCGGCTTCTACACGCTGGCCGGGCACGTCGAGTCTCCCCGCACCATGCTCGACGAACTGCGCGACGCCGAGCGGCTCGGGCTCCACACCGCCTTCCTGTCCGAGCGGTTCAACGTGAAGGAGGCGGCGACGCTGACCGGCGCCGCCGGCGCCGTCACCGAGCGGCTCCGGATCGCCACCGCCGCCACCAACCACAACACGCGGCACCCCGCGGTGACCGCGGCGTGGGCGACGACCCTGCACCGCCTCACCGGCGGCCGCTTCGGGCTCGGCCTCGGCCGCGGCCTGCGCCCGCAGCTCGACGCGTTCGGCCTGCCCCCGGTGACCACCGCGCAGATGGAGGACTTCATCGGCCTGATGCGCCGGCTCTGGCGCGGTGAGACGATCACCGGCCACGACGGGCCGGCCGGAAAGTACCCGCAACTCAAGCTCGACCCCGGCTTCGACGAGGACATCCCCATCGGCCTGACCGCGTTCGGCCCGGCCACCCTCGCCCTCGCCGGCCGCGCCGCCGACTTCGTCGTGCTGCACACCTACTTCGCCGACGAGACGGTGAAGCGCTGCGTCGCCCACGTCCGCGAGGCCGCGGAGCAGGCGGGGCGCGACCCGGCGTCCGTGCAGGTGTGGTCGTGCTTCGCGACCGTGCCGGACCACCTGCCCGAGGACGTCCAGCTGCGCCGCACCGCCGCCCGGCTGGCCACCTACCTGCAGGTGTACGGCGACCTGCTGGTCCGCACGAACGAGTGGGACCCCGCCGAGCTCGACAGGTTCCGCGCCGACCCGGTCGTCGCCGGGCTGAAGGGCTGGGCCGACACGGTCGCGACCCCGTCGGAGATCGAGCACATCGCCGAGATCCTGCCGTCCTCCTGGCTGGAGGCCGCCGCCACCGGCTCCGCCGAGAACTGCGCCCGCAGCATCCGGGCCCAGTTCGACCTCGGCGTCGACGGCGTCATCATGCACTGCTCGTCCCCCGCCGAAGTCGAACCCGTGATCCACGCCTACCGGAAGCTGATCCGAACGGAGACCGACGCATGA
- a CDS encoding PEP-utilizing enzyme produces MSRWPIYDRASKTFPLYSRANVGEIFPDPISPLNASVGFQANLSPAWDDAFVACRVWDHDLYDKEVEHNNLPAFGSYLYINMSLMRLFGVRVPGMTPEAVDLQYFGDMPGIPSYESEKRDFDENPEFSAKAGEWLADEVLGATDLAAYDDDRRTVDEIRKNRPDLSALTDAELVERLTSFGDVFRPMLRRHMEASLKCGVGLGAVAQIAEAVGRPELSLTLVAGIGDVDSTGPSTGMWELSRLAREGKVAELFDSVPMTELHERLKASDDPEVAAFTAKLDVFLSEWDFRGQSEWEIRAKTWGIDPTPVLSTVDRMRGVPDEESPAAKNAERVAQREEATAQVREALAGDAEALAQFEAALHGAALWLRGRERSRTACAKLIHELRLPALELGRRHHAAGALRSPLQIFMLFGDELPKFLERPGDFTEVLEERERVYEDLFDREPPFVVVGRPDPVETWPRRSEKSVDGVEAGTVIQGVPGCGGVARGRARVITSPDDPTALEPGEILVAPITDPSWTPLFVPAAAVVVDVGAPFSHAAIVSRELGIPCVVSATQASSRIKDGALIEVDGTTATVTVIEP; encoded by the coding sequence ATGAGCAGGTGGCCCATCTACGACCGGGCGTCCAAGACGTTCCCCCTGTACTCGCGTGCCAATGTCGGCGAGATCTTCCCCGATCCGATCAGCCCGTTGAACGCGTCCGTGGGCTTCCAGGCCAACCTGTCCCCGGCCTGGGACGACGCGTTCGTCGCGTGCCGGGTGTGGGACCACGACCTCTACGACAAGGAGGTCGAGCACAACAACCTCCCGGCCTTCGGCAGTTACCTGTACATCAACATGTCGCTGATGCGGCTGTTCGGCGTGCGGGTCCCCGGCATGACCCCCGAGGCCGTGGACCTGCAGTACTTCGGCGACATGCCGGGCATCCCGTCCTACGAGAGCGAGAAGCGGGACTTCGACGAGAACCCCGAGTTCTCCGCGAAGGCGGGCGAGTGGCTGGCCGACGAAGTGCTCGGCGCCACCGACCTCGCCGCCTACGACGACGACCGGCGCACCGTCGACGAGATCCGCAAGAACCGGCCGGACCTCTCGGCGCTCACCGACGCCGAGCTGGTCGAGCGCCTCACCTCCTTCGGCGACGTGTTCCGGCCGATGCTGCGGCGCCACATGGAGGCCAGCCTGAAGTGCGGCGTCGGGCTCGGCGCGGTCGCGCAGATCGCCGAGGCCGTCGGCCGGCCGGAGCTGTCGCTGACGCTCGTCGCGGGCATCGGCGACGTGGACTCCACCGGGCCGTCCACCGGCATGTGGGAGCTGTCCCGCCTGGCCCGCGAGGGGAAGGTCGCCGAGCTGTTCGACTCGGTGCCCATGACCGAGCTCCACGAGCGGCTCAAGGCGTCCGACGACCCCGAGGTCGCGGCGTTCACCGCCAAGCTGGACGTCTTCCTGTCCGAGTGGGACTTCCGCGGCCAGTCCGAGTGGGAGATCCGGGCGAAGACGTGGGGCATCGACCCCACCCCCGTCCTGTCCACCGTGGACCGCATGCGCGGCGTCCCCGACGAGGAGTCCCCCGCGGCGAAGAACGCCGAGCGCGTCGCGCAGCGGGAGGAGGCCACGGCGCAGGTGCGCGAGGCGCTCGCCGGCGACGCCGAGGCGCTCGCGCAGTTCGAGGCGGCGCTGCACGGCGCGGCGCTGTGGCTGCGGGGCCGGGAGCGCAGCCGCACCGCGTGCGCGAAGCTGATCCACGAGCTGCGGCTGCCCGCGCTGGAGCTGGGCAGGCGCCACCACGCCGCGGGCGCCCTGCGCTCGCCGCTGCAGATCTTCATGCTGTTCGGCGACGAGCTGCCGAAGTTCCTGGAGAGGCCGGGCGACTTCACCGAGGTGCTGGAGGAGCGGGAGCGGGTCTACGAGGACCTGTTCGACCGCGAGCCGCCGTTCGTCGTGGTCGGCCGGCCCGACCCGGTGGAGACCTGGCCGCGGCGTTCGGAGAAGAGCGTCGACGGGGTGGAGGCCGGCACCGTCATCCAGGGCGTGCCCGGCTGCGGCGGCGTCGCCCGCGGGCGCGCCCGGGTCATCACCTCGCCCGACGACCCGACCGCCCTGGAGCCGGGCGAGATCCTCGTCGCGCCGATCACCGACCCGTCGTGGACGCCGCTGTTCGTTCCGGCCGCGGCGGTCGTCGTCGACGTGGGCGCGCCGTTCTCGCACGCGGCGATCGTGAGCCGCGAACTCGGCATCCCCTGCGTCGTGTCCGCGACCCAGGCGTCGTCGCGGATCAAGGACGGCGCCCTCATCGAGGTCGACGGCACCACCGCCACGGTGACGGTCATCGAGCCCTGA
- a CDS encoding enoyl-CoA hydratase/isomerase family protein produces the protein MSGVVRRSLDGGVARITLNRPERGNAISMELATEFRRAVREVLRDADGGDVRVVLLTGAGGAFCVGGDLAGFAAAEDRSEHIAELARVMHEAIAALVEAPVPVISGVHGAVAGAGVGLALLADLVVAASGTRFRTAYTGVGLSPDCGVSWVLGRTLGHAVALDLALTNRTLDAEEAERRGLVSRVVPPEELEGTLNALAGALASGPPAALANTKRLTRAAGGSDLVPHLADEAAAIAELAAGPEAGEGIRAFLEKRSPRYRA, from the coding sequence GTGAGCGGCGTCGTCCGCCGGTCGCTCGACGGCGGCGTCGCGCGGATCACGCTGAACCGCCCCGAGCGCGGCAACGCGATCAGCATGGAGCTCGCCACGGAGTTCCGGCGGGCGGTGCGGGAGGTCCTCCGGGACGCGGACGGCGGGGACGTGCGCGTGGTGCTCCTCACCGGGGCGGGCGGCGCGTTCTGCGTCGGCGGCGACCTCGCCGGGTTCGCCGCCGCCGAGGACCGGTCGGAGCACATCGCCGAGCTGGCCCGCGTCATGCACGAGGCGATCGCGGCCCTCGTCGAGGCCCCGGTGCCGGTGATCTCGGGGGTGCACGGGGCGGTCGCGGGCGCCGGGGTCGGGCTCGCGCTGCTGGCCGACCTCGTCGTCGCGGCGTCCGGCACGCGGTTCCGCACCGCCTACACGGGGGTCGGGCTGTCGCCGGACTGCGGGGTCTCGTGGGTGCTCGGGAGGACCCTCGGGCACGCCGTCGCGCTCGACCTGGCGCTGACGAACCGGACGCTCGACGCCGAGGAGGCCGAGCGCCGCGGGCTGGTGAGCCGGGTTGTCCCGCCGGAGGAGCTGGAGGGGACGCTGAACGCGCTGGCCGGCGCGCTGGCGTCCGGCCCGCCCGCGGCGCTGGCGAACACCAAGCGGCTGACCCGCGCGGCGGGCGGGTCGGACCTGGTCCCGCACCTGGCGGACGAGGCCGCCGCGATCGCGGAACTGGCCGCCGGCCCGGAGGCCGGGGAGGGGATCCGGGCGTTCCTGGAGAAGCGCTCCCCCCGGTACCGCGCCTGA
- a CDS encoding 4-hydroxyphenylacetate 3-hydroxylase N-terminal domain-containing protein, with translation MLRNADEYRAGLRDGRRVIYNGEPVADVTADPELRVAVDHSALCYDITELEPELAVSKDEDGEYSTFFHVPRTPEDLVRRGRLIEAVSRLGAGTIVLKEVGSDALFGLLRATTGEGLENAREFHRRCRDGDLALAVAQTDVKGDRTVPPHAQPDPDLYLRIVDEDADSITVRGAKVHTSFSANADELVVLPTRAMGPDDADYAVSFAIPVDTPGVTLYVSPFLHGERNEFEHPLSSRHKLLESLTVFDDVRVPKDRVFLNREAERAGRLAIAFVDYHRFTAINYKLPLLDMFVGAAGLVAEANGIAKAGHVRDKLARLISYAETVRGLAELAALRSRPGEHGIQLPDPLTTNMAKYHFAHGYAEAKSILMDLSGGLLATGPGGADWANPEVRAVLEKYFAAAVPAEQRLRLLNFVADLTARDYGGYQAVLATHAEGSLEAEKLQMARSYDATRAREYVARLAGLETSA, from the coding sequence ATGCTGCGTAACGCCGACGAGTACCGCGCCGGACTGCGGGACGGCCGCCGGGTGATCTACAACGGCGAGCCCGTCGCCGACGTCACGGCCGACCCCGAGCTGCGGGTCGCCGTCGACCACTCCGCGCTGTGCTACGACATCACCGAGCTGGAGCCCGAGCTCGCCGTCAGCAAGGACGAGGACGGCGAGTACTCGACGTTCTTCCACGTCCCCCGCACGCCGGAGGACCTGGTGCGCCGCGGGCGGCTGATCGAGGCGGTGTCCCGGCTCGGCGCGGGCACGATCGTGCTCAAGGAGGTCGGCTCGGACGCGCTGTTCGGGCTGCTGCGCGCCACCACCGGGGAGGGCCTGGAGAACGCGCGGGAGTTCCACCGGCGCTGCCGCGACGGCGACCTCGCCCTCGCGGTGGCCCAGACCGACGTCAAGGGCGACCGGACGGTCCCGCCGCACGCGCAGCCCGACCCCGACCTGTACCTGCGCATCGTCGACGAGGACGCGGACTCGATCACCGTGCGGGGCGCCAAGGTCCACACCAGCTTCTCCGCCAACGCCGACGAGCTGGTCGTGCTGCCCACCCGCGCGATGGGCCCGGACGACGCCGACTACGCCGTCTCGTTCGCGATCCCGGTCGACACCCCCGGGGTGACCCTGTACGTCTCCCCGTTCCTGCACGGCGAGCGCAACGAGTTCGAGCACCCGCTGTCGAGCCGGCACAAGCTGCTGGAGAGCCTCACGGTCTTCGACGACGTGCGCGTGCCGAAGGACCGGGTGTTCCTCAACCGCGAGGCCGAACGCGCCGGCCGGCTCGCGATCGCGTTCGTGGACTACCACCGGTTCACCGCGATCAACTACAAGCTGCCGCTGCTGGACATGTTCGTCGGCGCGGCCGGGCTGGTCGCCGAGGCCAACGGCATCGCGAAGGCCGGGCACGTCCGGGACAAGCTGGCGCGGCTGATCTCCTACGCCGAGACCGTGCGCGGGCTCGCCGAGCTGGCGGCGCTGCGCTCCCGGCCCGGCGAGCACGGCATCCAGCTTCCCGACCCGCTCACCACCAACATGGCGAAGTACCACTTCGCGCACGGGTACGCGGAGGCCAAATCGATCCTGATGGACCTGTCGGGCGGGCTGCTGGCCACCGGGCCGGGCGGCGCCGACTGGGCGAACCCCGAGGTGCGCGCGGTGCTGGAGAAGTACTTCGCCGCCGCGGTGCCCGCCGAGCAGCGGCTGCGGCTGCTGAACTTCGTCGCCGACCTCACCGCCCGCGACTACGGCGGCTACCAGGCCGTGCTCGCCACGCACGCCGAGGGCTCCCTGGAGGCCGAGAAGCTGCAGATGGCGCGGTCCTACGACGCCACCCGGGCCAGGGAGTACGTCGCGCGGCTCGCGGGTCTGGAGACGTCGGCGTGA
- the surE gene encoding 5'/3'-nucleotidase SurE has translation MRMLLTNDDGVEAEGLRVLARAVRDEGHEVVIVAPLADVSGSGTSLGTIADGAVIKAGTMVLDGLEDVETHWVDAPPSFAVLAACMGRFGPPPDVVVSGINPGWNTGRYLLFSSTVGAALTASMVGRSALAVSCGDLPGARFDTAALVARSALRWLVGHARARTVLNVNVPDVDAAAIKGVRCAPPGPVSSAALDLTSVDEGLRLGRSANTERLADPRLADTDAGLVAAGYVAVTGLLGGARQLPAEQIDEIVTAMAEDLSAPQGARP, from the coding sequence ATGCGGATGCTGCTGACCAACGACGACGGAGTCGAGGCAGAGGGCCTGCGCGTCCTCGCCCGGGCGGTGCGCGACGAGGGCCACGAGGTCGTGATCGTCGCCCCGCTCGCGGACGTGAGCGGCAGCGGCACCTCGCTGGGCACGATCGCGGACGGCGCGGTGATCAAGGCGGGCACGATGGTGCTGGACGGCCTTGAGGACGTGGAGACCCACTGGGTGGACGCGCCGCCGTCGTTCGCCGTGCTCGCCGCGTGCATGGGGCGGTTCGGACCGCCGCCGGACGTCGTCGTGTCGGGCATCAACCCGGGCTGGAACACCGGGCGGTACCTGCTGTTCTCCAGCACCGTGGGCGCCGCGCTGACGGCGTCGATGGTCGGCCGCTCCGCGCTCGCCGTCAGCTGCGGCGACCTGCCGGGCGCCCGCTTCGACACCGCCGCGCTGGTGGCCCGGTCGGCGCTGCGCTGGCTGGTCGGGCACGCGCGGGCCCGCACCGTGCTGAACGTGAACGTCCCCGACGTGGACGCCGCGGCGATCAAGGGCGTGCGGTGCGCGCCGCCGGGCCCGGTCAGCTCCGCCGCCCTGGACCTGACCAGCGTCGACGAGGGGCTGCGGCTGGGCCGGTCCGCCAACACCGAACGGCTGGCCGATCCGCGCCTGGCCGACACCGACGCGGGCCTGGTCGCCGCCGGGTACGTCGCGGTGACGGGTCTGCTGGGCGGAGCGCGGCAACTGCCGGCCGAGCAGATCGACGAGATCGTCACGGCGATGGCCGAAGACCTGTCGGCGCCCCAAGGCGCGCGACCCTGA
- a CDS encoding ferredoxin: MRIHVDTAVCASHGQCEFAAPEVFGLDDDGELSYVAEPAPEEAENVERAIRACPTRAIRKVE, encoded by the coding sequence ATGAGGATCCACGTGGACACGGCGGTGTGCGCCAGTCACGGGCAGTGCGAGTTCGCGGCGCCCGAGGTGTTCGGCCTCGACGACGACGGCGAGCTGAGCTACGTCGCCGAGCCCGCTCCGGAGGAGGCCGAGAACGTGGAGCGCGCGATCCGCGCCTGTCCCACGCGCGCAATCCGCAAGGTGGAGTGA
- a CDS encoding MarR family transcriptional regulator, with protein sequence MTTSSDPRFLVLHALRVKGLASDELVAAISGLPAGDAAARLSELVEEKLVLRREGRMAGSMLTPAGKEAYAELLAADVADPARKAALDTAYEAFLPVNGEFKRLCTDWQVRSDTGEPNDHTDRAYDDGVVARLGEVHDRITVVLKDLATALGRFDAYIRRLENALERIRGGDVAAFARPLADSYHDIWMELHQDLLLSLQKERDAKDEG encoded by the coding sequence ATGACCACTTCAAGCGACCCCCGTTTCCTCGTGCTGCACGCGCTGCGGGTGAAGGGACTCGCGTCCGACGAGCTGGTCGCCGCGATCTCCGGCCTGCCGGCCGGGGACGCGGCCGCGCGGCTGTCGGAGCTGGTCGAGGAGAAGCTCGTCCTGCGGCGGGAGGGCCGCATGGCGGGGAGCATGCTGACCCCGGCCGGCAAGGAGGCCTATGCGGAGCTGCTGGCGGCCGACGTCGCCGACCCCGCCCGCAAGGCGGCGCTGGACACCGCCTACGAGGCGTTCCTGCCGGTCAACGGTGAGTTCAAGCGCCTGTGCACCGACTGGCAGGTGCGTTCGGACACGGGCGAGCCGAACGACCACACCGACCGCGCGTACGACGACGGCGTGGTGGCGCGGCTCGGCGAGGTGCACGACCGGATCACGGTGGTGCTGAAAGACCTCGCCACGGCCCTCGGCCGGTTCGACGCCTACATCAGGCGGCTGGAGAACGCGCTGGAGCGGATCAGGGGCGGTGACGTCGCGGCGTTCGCCCGTCCCCTCGCCGACTCCTACCACGACATCTGGATGGAGCTGCACCAGGACCTGCTGCTCAGCCTCCAGAAGGAGCGGGACGCCAAGGACGAGGGCTGA
- a CDS encoding AMP-binding protein, with translation MYPAQIAQRHPDAQAYVMGSGGESLTYGRLDTRSNQLAHFLRARGVRRGGPLVIVMENRIEWPVVVAAGMRAGLYVTPVNWHLTVAELTALLAEALGGDAPGAVVTSATCAEAVAEVLDRLGCGDRVAALCVDDPPPGFTSFEDALAGRPETPIADERLGARVLYSGGTTGRPKAFRQRLIDVHPADAPARHGALAEKLGLGADTVFLSPAPNYHAAPFTFQLMVMSAGGTVVCLERFDPEAALAAIDRHRVTHSQWVPTMLLRLLRLPDDVKARYALRDHRVAVTSGAPCSAQLKEDVMRWWGPILHEYYGASEGYGHTYVSPEEALARPGTVGRPLSGRVHITDERGEVLPPGRVGKVWFEPAATAAYSNDGDGEPVHRDGWRSVGDLGSLDEDGYLYLSGRESHTIISGGVNIYPVEIEDVLTAHPRVLDAAVIGTPDPEFGERVTAVVEASGEVSEEELIEWCRERLARFKAPKRVVFVDGLPRLPTGKLNKNSLREVLAASPALREGTA, from the coding sequence GTGTACCCGGCCCAGATCGCTCAGCGGCATCCGGACGCGCAAGCCTATGTGATGGGGAGCGGTGGAGAGTCGCTCACCTACGGGCGGCTCGACACGCGGTCCAACCAGCTGGCGCACTTCCTGCGCGCCCGCGGGGTGCGCCGCGGCGGCCCGCTGGTGATCGTCATGGAGAACCGCATCGAATGGCCGGTGGTCGTCGCCGCCGGCATGCGGGCCGGGCTCTACGTCACCCCCGTCAACTGGCACCTGACCGTCGCCGAGCTGACCGCGCTGCTGGCCGAGGCGCTCGGCGGCGACGCGCCCGGCGCCGTGGTCACCTCCGCGACGTGCGCCGAGGCCGTGGCGGAGGTGCTCGACCGGCTCGGCTGCGGCGACCGGGTCGCCGCGCTGTGCGTCGACGACCCCCCGCCCGGGTTCACCTCCTTCGAGGACGCGCTCGCCGGCCGGCCGGAGACCCCGATCGCCGACGAGCGGCTCGGCGCGCGCGTGCTGTACAGCGGGGGCACCACGGGACGGCCGAAGGCGTTCCGGCAGCGGCTGATCGACGTCCATCCCGCCGACGCCCCCGCCCGGCACGGTGCGCTCGCCGAGAAGCTGGGGCTCGGCGCCGACACCGTCTTCCTGTCCCCGGCGCCGAACTACCACGCCGCCCCGTTCACCTTCCAGCTGATGGTGATGTCGGCCGGGGGGACGGTGGTGTGCCTGGAGCGCTTCGACCCGGAGGCCGCGCTCGCCGCCATCGACCGGCACCGCGTCACGCACTCGCAGTGGGTGCCGACGATGCTGCTGCGGCTGCTGCGCCTGCCCGACGACGTCAAGGCCCGGTACGCCCTGCGCGACCACCGCGTGGCCGTCACCTCCGGAGCGCCGTGCTCGGCCCAGCTGAAGGAGGACGTGATGCGGTGGTGGGGGCCGATCCTGCACGAGTACTACGGCGCGTCCGAGGGCTACGGGCACACCTACGTCTCGCCGGAGGAGGCGCTCGCCCGCCCCGGCACGGTCGGCAGGCCCCTGTCCGGCCGGGTGCACATCACCGACGAGCGGGGCGAGGTGCTGCCGCCGGGCCGGGTCGGCAAGGTGTGGTTCGAGCCCGCGGCGACGGCCGCCTACAGCAACGACGGCGACGGCGAGCCGGTGCACCGCGACGGCTGGCGCAGCGTCGGCGACCTGGGGAGCCTCGACGAGGACGGCTACCTCTACCTGAGCGGCCGCGAGAGCCACACGATCATCTCCGGCGGGGTGAACATCTACCCGGTCGAGATCGAGGACGTCCTGACGGCGCATCCCCGGGTGCTGGACGCGGCCGTGATCGGCACGCCCGATCCCGAGTTCGGCGAACGGGTGACCGCCGTGGTGGAGGCCTCCGGCGAGGTGAGCGAGGAGGAGCTCATCGAGTGGTGCCGCGAGCGGCTGGCCCGGTTCAAGGCCCCGAAGAGGGTCGTGTTCGTCGACGGGCTCCCGCGCCTCCCCACGGGCAAGCTCAACAAGAACTCACTGCGCGAGGTGCTCGCCGCCTCGCCCGCACTAAGGGAAGGCACCGCATGA
- a CDS encoding cytochrome P450 — MSEQATLDLMDLSAFAEGRDHEVFRALRDHDPLHWNDEPDGRGFWSVTRYADIQQVASDHKTFSSAEGTQIQDRRAEGQGDPSIHNMDPPEQTALRRIVVPHMRPAKIRQMEGVIVEAVDGLLDKALAEGGAEEDFDFVHQIAAQLPLLIIGRMLGAPAEACPHMQRWTNQMASEDPEYSAGPETMAAARDEVFSYFRELERERRAEPREDIVSALAHAELNGEPLRRGQLDAYYLLLMVAGNETTRNLLSGGVVGLAGEPEQWRALKADPDRVPSAVEEMVRWVSPVLSMRRTATRDVELHGKTIKAGEKVVMWFCSGNRDERVFKDPDRFLYDRSPNDHIGFGWGVHACLGAHLARVEARLFFQRLIERGLRVEVRGEPERLQSNFFRGIKRLPVRLVTDRG; from the coding sequence GTGTCCGAGCAAGCCACCCTCGACCTCATGGACCTGAGCGCCTTCGCCGAAGGCCGGGACCACGAGGTCTTCCGCGCGCTGCGGGATCACGACCCCCTGCACTGGAACGACGAACCGGACGGTCGCGGGTTCTGGTCCGTGACGCGGTACGCCGACATCCAGCAGGTCGCCTCCGACCACAAGACCTTCTCCTCCGCCGAGGGCACGCAGATCCAGGACAGGCGCGCCGAAGGCCAGGGCGACCCGAGCATCCACAACATGGACCCGCCCGAGCAGACCGCGCTGCGCCGCATCGTCGTGCCGCACATGCGCCCGGCGAAGATCCGCCAGATGGAGGGCGTGATCGTCGAGGCGGTCGACGGGCTGCTCGACAAGGCCCTCGCCGAGGGCGGCGCGGAGGAGGACTTCGACTTCGTCCACCAGATCGCCGCGCAGCTGCCCCTCCTGATCATCGGACGGATGCTCGGCGCGCCCGCCGAGGCCTGCCCCCACATGCAGCGCTGGACCAACCAGATGGCCTCGGAGGACCCGGAGTACAGCGCCGGCCCGGAGACCATGGCCGCCGCGCGGGACGAGGTGTTCTCGTACTTCCGCGAACTCGAGCGGGAACGCCGCGCCGAGCCGCGCGAGGACATCGTCAGCGCGCTCGCCCACGCCGAGCTGAACGGCGAGCCGCTGCGCCGCGGCCAGCTCGACGCCTACTACCTGCTGCTCATGGTGGCGGGCAACGAGACGACCCGGAACCTGCTCTCGGGCGGCGTCGTCGGCCTCGCCGGCGAGCCCGAGCAGTGGCGCGCGCTCAAGGCCGACCCCGACCGCGTGCCCTCCGCCGTCGAGGAGATGGTGCGCTGGGTGTCCCCCGTGCTGTCGATGCGCCGCACCGCGACCCGCGACGTCGAGCTCCACGGCAAGACGATCAAGGCGGGGGAGAAGGTCGTCATGTGGTTCTGCTCGGGCAACCGCGACGAGCGGGTCTTCAAGGACCCGGACCGCTTCCTGTACGACCGCTCGCCCAACGACCACATCGGGTTCGGGTGGGGCGTGCACGCCTGCCTCGGCGCGCACCTGGCCCGCGTGGAGGCCCGGTTGTTCTTCCAGCGGCTGATCGAGCGCGGGCTGCGCGTCGAGGTCCGCGGGGAGCCCGAGCGGCTGCAGAGCAACTTCTTCCGCGGCATCAAGCGCCTTCCCGTCCGGCTGGTGACCGACCGTGGCTGA